Proteins from one Bactrocera neohumeralis isolate Rockhampton chromosome 3, APGP_CSIRO_Bneo_wtdbg2-racon-allhic-juicebox.fasta_v2, whole genome shotgun sequence genomic window:
- the LOC126753881 gene encoding enolase-phosphatase E1 isoform X2, with the protein MCSMCVDPATPKCESPDNTKLDRTIDCKEQACVLAMDKETDYVCVLEDKSKQSSQLEVEVIDEQSQATVLPVPLALQMVTTEATGGATDTSKEIDNPADIGDNGNAEAEDNVQVEEQHAAAQPNEAQQENSDANDKSSEKVKEPQPVETEHNEDQEVAAGVEQITNVDGNAEATQVSSAEDVAEVQPVEQPAAVEPENEGPSPDYPADAPAINEGEANAEVQSPTATAEKPGDTEQTVPQNTNDINDADDEGDVNKDADTNKDEVSVNNYDEQNAMNSGVTTVVEHGDDSTSNVGEPEKPAADNAKPQGVESSDAANAPPTVIVDNTSPPVNANQLLSCYSCSSTTDAKCAPGPGRAMNCQPIENKQNGCYTLYKADTNVTTRGCISELTNEGLKYCKSNSKQCILCYDKACNNLLAPSAAIQSNSQLSLWLGLASFMLATFML; encoded by the exons ACAAAGAAACAGATTACGTATGTGTTTTGGAGGATAAAAGCAAACAGAGTTCTCAACTAGAAGTTGAAGTTATAGACGAGCAATCGCAAGCAACCGTACTGCCGGTGCCACTAGCTTTACAAATGGTGACAACTGAGGCAACTGGGGGTGCGACAGATACATCGAAAGAGATTGACAATCCCGCGGATATTGGTGACAATGGTAATGCAGAAGCAGAGGATAATGTACAAGTTGAGGAGCAGCATGCCGCTGCCCAGCCAAACGAAGCTCAACAAGAAAACAGTGATGCCAATGACAAATCCTCGGAAAAAGTGAAAGAACCGCAGCCAGTTGAAACTGAACACAATGAAGATCAAGAGGTTGCGGCTGGTGTCGAGCAAATAACGAATGTCGATGGTAACGCAGAGGCGACACAAGTCAGTAGCGCTGAAGATGTGGCTGAGGTGCAACCAGTGGAACAACCCGCAGCAGTGGAGCCGGAAAATGAAGGGCCATCGCCGGATTATCCTGCTGATGCACCAGCCATAAATGAGGGTGAAGCAAATGCAGAAGTTCAGAGCCCCACTGCGACTGCTGAAAAACCGGGAGACACAGAGCAAACAGTACCGCAGAATACGAACGACATTAATGACGCTGATGATGAGGGCGATGTAAACAAGGACGCGGATACGAATAAAGACGAAGTATCGGTAAACAATTATGACGAACAAAATGCCATGAATAGTGGTGTAACTACTGTGGTAGAACACGGTGACGATTCAACGTCGAATGTGGGTGAGCCCGAAAAACCCGCAGCGGACAATGCTAAACCACAGGGTGTTGAATCTAGTGATGCAGCAAATGCTCCACCAACTGTCATAGTGGACAACACTTCGCCGCCAGTGAATGCGAATCAACTCTTGAGCTGCTACTCTTGCAGCAGCACCACGGATGCAAAGTGTGCGCCGGGTCCTGGTAGAGCGATGAACTGCCAACCCATCGAAAATAAACAGAATGGCTGCTACACGCTGTACAAGG CTGACACAAATGTTACCACACGCGGCTGCATTTCAGAACTCACCAATGAAGGCCTCAAATACTGCAAGTCCAACTCAAAACAATGCATTTTGTGCTATGACAAGGCTTGCAACAATCTCTTGGCGCCTTCGGCTGCTATCCAAAGCAATTCACAGTTAAGTCTTTGGCTGGGTCTGGCAAGTTTTATGCTAGCTACATTTATGCTTTAA
- the LOC126753884 gene encoding mucin-22, whose protein sequence is MKLLTVFVLLTAIVAALGLNESAGASSEVLAGSDDSAATTVTDEATTSASSNPTTVAPGETTTVTAEPIATTSVSSGETTPVASSVETTVAPSETTTSETTTVTAEPTATTSVSSGETTPVASSVATTVTDETTSVATSEATTVTEEPTTVATDETTSVSSAATTTTEESTTANSNETTSAATSETSSTTPSNTTTVAPSETTSNTDETTDATTNSTSASTATPDTTPVENGSTNPPSTEAPPANKLQCYACEGDDCDEKTVINCPDDGRAYDVEDSKSLSANAAEILLQNYRSVSRLELADVKGYACYRVQITDNDDKALKLGCIAIPYGQSACEAVRNELNITATADSDECLACQTDLCNGSAIAKLSVAVLLSVLLAKFLF, encoded by the exons atgaaattgcTAACAGTGTTCGTGCTGCTGACAGCCATTGTTGCAG CTCTTGGGCTCAACGAATCAGCAGGTGCCTCATCGGAAGTCTTGGCGGGTTCTGACGATAGTGCGGCAACTACTGTTACTGATGAGGCAACTACTTCTGCTTCTAGTAATCCGACCACTGTTGCTCCTGGTGAAACAACCACTGTTACTGCGGAGCCAATCGCAACCACATCGGTATCTTCTGGTGAGACAACTCCAGTTGCTTCTAGTGTAGAAACCACTGTTGCTC CTAGTGAAACAACCACAAGTGAGACAACCACTGTTACTGCGGAGCCAACCGCAACCACATCGGTATCTTCTGGTGAGACAACTCCAGTTGCTTCTAGTGTAGCAACTACTGTTACTGATGAAACAACCTCGGTTGCTACCAGTGAGGCAACCACTGTTACTGAGGAACCAACCACTGTTGCTACTGATGAAACCACATCGGTATCTTCTGCTGCTACTACTACCACTGAGGAGTCTACCACTGCCAATTCTAATGAAACAACCTCGGCGGCTACAAGCGAAACCTCCTCTACTACACCTAGTAACACCACAACGGTTGCTCCGAGCGAAACCACGTCCAACACTGATGAAACAACGgatgcaacaacaaatagtaCATCTGCCTCAACTGCAACTCCAGATACCACCCCCGTAGAGAATGGAAGTACAAATCCACCATCTACAGAAGCGCCACCTG CTAATAAGCTTCAATGTTATGCATGTGAGGGCGACGATTGTGATGAAAAGACTGTGATCAACTGTCCGGATGATGGCAGAGCTTACGATGTCGAGGACAGCAAGAGTTTGTCGGCGAATGCAGCGGAAATTCTTCTTCAAAATTATCGTTCAGTTTCGCGATTGGAACTCGCCGATGTGAAGGGTTATGCTTGCTACAGGGTGCAGATTACAG ACAATGATGACAAGGCATTGAAACTTGGATGTATTGCCATACCTTATGGCCAAAGCGCCTGTGAGGCTGTGCGGAACGAACTGAATATAACGGCAACAGCTGATAGTGACGAGTGTTTGGCGTGTCAAACAGACTTATGTAACGGTAGTGCAATAGCAAAATTATCTGTGGCGGTACTTTTGTCCGTATTGCTggcaaagtttttattttaa
- the LOC126753883 gene encoding protein psiI-like, with product MMWHNNKLFITTFAVSLLLGYVAAQDTINCYSCYDAESCLKNLEATDIKTCSAKTCFTQINANLTISRGCLDDDKVTECQAPSCVTCSGTEKCNNFNVCKSCNSDDDPTCAQTDASGVNNVICEKADSKCMISVLEKKTERGCVTDEIAKTCTDEKTCQMCTGGACNLGIFPQDRLTCFQCNDTVAACADAQASSSALPCTQYVANDACYMYGSDETHVTRGCTSDVGEQNKCATNDEKCKTCNANACNSYGYQTEQLLKCIQCSDNDLCAWGHETSAAKSCEKQILYSAEGKCYTRTFENGTVTRGCFYDLDDADQTACEAGTNCATCTNANGCNNADTQNFTCIRCRSDENKNCRSAPEEIVGEKCTNLVQSNEDMKCFTGVWRTNLLIRGCLIDLEDRDQYICNDPENSSCEVCNTTNCNNKSSGAGYFFLTNGLLPAVLFTLWRMK from the exons ATGATGTGGCACaacaataaattgtttataactACCTTTGCCGTTTCACTGCTGCTTGGCTACGTAGCTGCACAAG aTACTATTAATTGCTATAGTTGTTACGACGCGGAAAGCTGCTTGAAAAACTTAGAGGCCACTGATATAAAAACATGCTCGGCGAAAACTTGCTTCACACAAATTAACG CTAACCTCACCATTTCGCGTGGTTGTTTGGATGATGACAAAGTGACTGAGTGCCAGGCACCAAGCTGCGTTACTTGTAGCGGTACagaaaaatgcaataattttaatGTCTGTAAGTCTTGCAATTCGGATGATGACCCAACGTGTGCTCAAACCGATGCATCAGGAGTGAATAATGTTATTTGCGAAAAAGCCGATAGCAAATGCATGATCAGCGTGTTGGAAAAGAAGACCGAACGTGGCTGTGTGACAGATGAGATCGCCAAGACATGCACCGATGAAAAGACATGTCAAATGTGTACGGGTGGCGCTTGTAATCTTGGCATATTTCCGCAGGATCGCCTCACATGCTTTCAATGCAATGATACGGTTGCTGCTTGTGCAGATGCTCAAGCAAGTAGCAGCGCATTGCCGTGCACACAGTACGTGGCGAACGATGCCTGTTATATGTATGGCAGCGATGAAACACATGTGACACGCGGCTGCACGTCAGATGTCGGCGAGCAGAATAAATGCGCAACAAACGACGAAAAGTGTAAAACTTGTAATGCAAATGCGTGCAACAGCTATGGTTACCAAACTGAGCAATTGTTGAAGTGCATACAATGCTCGGACAATGATCTATGTGCATGGGGACACGAGACCAGCGCGGCTAAGAGTTGTGAAAAACAAATCCTATACTCAGCCGAAGGTAAATGTTACACACGTACCTTTGAGAATGGTACGGTAACGCGCGGCTGTTTCTACGATCTTGATGATGCCGACCAAACAGCGTGTGAAGCTGGCACAAATTGTGCAACTTGTACAAATGCGAATGGTTGTAATAATGCTGATACACAAAATTTCACCTGTATTCGTTGCCGAAGTGATGAAAATAAGAACTGTCGCTCCGCTCCGGAAGAAATTGTCGGCGAAAAGTGCACAAATCTAGTGCAATCAAATGAGGACATGAAATGTTTTACCGGCGTTTGGA gAACCAATTTGCTTATACGTGGATGCCTGATCGATTTGGAAGATCGCGATCAATATATTTGCAATGACCCGGAAAACAGTAGCTGCGAAGTCTGTAACACAACTAATTGTAATAATAAGTCCAGCGGCGCTGGGTATTTCTTCTTAACAAATGGCTTACTGCCAGCTGTGCTCTTCACGTTGTGGcgtatgaaataa